The Syntrophorhabdaceae bacterium DNA segment TGCGATAGAGACATATGTGGAAAGGAGCAGCCAGAAAAGGCTGCTCCCCCGGTCGTACACTTTCATTATTTGCCGTCTGACTCCTTCGGCAAGTTGAGCTGCTTGACGAACTGTTCGAGACGGGGATAGGCACTCTTCAGAAATTTTCTCGTATCCTCGGAATTACGATAGACAACCTCCATCTCCAGGTCCTTCATGATTTTGAGAAATTTCGGATCATCCATCCCCTTATGAAATGCCTCATCCAGCTTCTTCACCACGTTTGCAGGCGTTCCCTTGGGCGCTGAGAAAAGATAGTACAACTCAGCTACAAAATTGTACCCCAGCTCCCTGAACGTCGGCACGTCGGGAAGAGACTTCGCACGATTGTCATCCTGGATTCCCAGCACGCGAACTTTTCCCGTCTTGACATAATCTATGATTTCCAAAACTCCGCCCGATTGGGCTTGTATATGGCCTCCAAGCAATGCTGTCAATGCTTCGCTGCTACCCTTGAAGGGAACATGGGTCCACTTGATCCCCTCCTGTTTGGCAACGTATTCCATAGCCAGATGCGGAGGTCCGCCAACGCCTGATGTTCCATAGTTGATCGCCCCCGGGTTTTTCTTCGCATAATCGACGAACTCTTTGAAAGTCTTCCACGGTGAGCTTGCCTGAACCAGTAAACCCGTGGGAGGCGCCTTTGCAAAAGTCATGATGAACGTAAAATCGTCTAATGTGTAGGAGACCTGCCGGACTTGCGGAACATACAGGAGACCACCCGAGGATGTGCCCGCGAGATGATAGCCGTCCGGTTTCTCCTTTGCGATGAGACCGTAGCAGACCGATCCTCCTCCGCCGCCCTTGTTCGACACGACAAAGGGCTGACTCAGGAACTTCTCAGCTGCCGCGGCTATCCCGCGAATGCAAGGATCCTGCGCCCCACCCGGAGCCATTCCGATGTAAATGTTCACCGGTCTCGTCGGGTATTGCTGGGCAGGCGAAACGGTGGGCATTAGTAACAAAAAAATCCCGGACAACAATAGTATACTTCTCATTGTAGATCCTCTGCCTTTCATGGTGCACCTCCTTTGAATCGGTCTCTTTAATCCTATCTTCTATCATCCTCAAACTACATGGGGCTTTGGCCGACGCAACATTACCACTATTGCATGAACTT contains these protein-coding regions:
- a CDS encoding tripartite tricarboxylate transporter substrate binding protein, which codes for MKGRGSTMRSILLLSGIFLLLMPTVSPAQQYPTRPVNIYIGMAPGGAQDPCIRGIAAAAEKFLSQPFVVSNKGGGGGSVCYGLIAKEKPDGYHLAGTSSGGLLYVPQVRQVSYTLDDFTFIMTFAKAPPTGLLVQASSPWKTFKEFVDYAKKNPGAINYGTSGVGGPPHLAMEYVAKQEGIKWTHVPFKGSSEALTALLGGHIQAQSGGVLEIIDYVKTGKVRVLGIQDDNRAKSLPDVPTFRELGYNFVAELYYLFSAPKGTPANVVKKLDEAFHKGMDDPKFLKIMKDLEMEVVYRNSEDTRKFLKSAYPRLEQFVKQLNLPKESDGK